The Alphaproteobacteria bacterium DNA window ACCGAACTGGCGAAATGCCCCAATGTGGTCGCCAAGCTGGGCGGCATCGCCATGGAGGTGAACGGATTCGGCTGGCACGAACGCCCGAAGCCGCCGACCAGCAGGGAGCTGATGGAGGCGACGAAGCATTACTACGACCACACGATAGAGGTCTTCGGCCCCGACCGCTGCCTGTTCGAAAGCAACTTCCCCGTCGACAAGGTCAGTTGCAGCTACAACGTGCTGTGGAATTCCTTCAAGCTGCTGACCAGGGATTATTCAGCCGCCGAAAAGGCGAAGCTGTACCACGACACGGCGGCGCGGGTGTACCGGCTGGGGTAGGTCAGATCGTGTTTGTCTGGAATCGCCTCTGGCGATCCAACCAACACGTGAATCTGATCTATCTTATTGAAGACATAGCACCTTCACAGGTTGATGCGCTATAGGTCAGAGCGGCGCGAGGAATTCCAGCAGGCGCCGGGTCACCGCTTCCGGCTGTTCCTGCTGCACCCAATGGCCCGCACCCTCGATCAGATGGCAGCCGCGCATATCCGTACAGGCGAAGGCCTGCATGGCCTCGATGGCGCCGGGGCGCTGCTGGGCGCCCCAGTCGGATTTGCCGCCGATAAACAGCGACGGCACATCGACGGTGCGGCCGGCGAACAGGCGCAGTTCGGCGGCGATGGCCGGGCTGGTGCCGCAGCGGTACCATTGCAGCCCGCCCTGGAACCCGGTTCGTTCGTATTCGCCGCTGTAGACGCGCAGTTCTTCTTCCGGCAGCCATGCGCAGGCGGCGATCTGCGCCGGTGACGGCATTTCCGGCGCGACCGTTTCCGCCATGTTCCGGTCCCGGTCCATGATGTAATAGGTCGGCATCTTCGCCAGTTCTTCGGCCGTCCAGCCGCGCAGCGGGAAGGGCCTGTTACCGGCCCAATCGGCGCTCTTGTGGTGGTAATAGGCGCGCAGGAAATCATGCACGCCCTGCGGACATCGCCACATGTCCCCGTTGGCGTTACGGGTCGAATAATACCACTGGTAATGC harbors:
- a CDS encoding alpha/beta hydrolase, which gives rise to MTEINSYDPSVLPAGIRSRFVDGVNGLRMHVLEAGYDVENRPCLLLLHGFPELAYSWRRVMPALAAAGYHVVAPDQRGYGRTTGWDGAYDGDLRSFRQMNLVTDMLALAAALGRRAVDAVIGHDFGAHVAAHAALIRPDVFRAMVLMSAPYAGPPPLTPKPQPDVHAALAALARPRKHYQWYYSTRNANGDMWRCPQGVHDFLRAYYHHKSADWAGNRPFPLRGWTAEELAKMPTYYIMDRDRNMAETVAPEMPSPAQIAACAWLPEEELRVYSGEYERTGFQGGLQWYRCGTSPAIAAELRLFAGRTVDVPSLFIGGKSDWGAQQRPGAIEAMQAFACTDMRGCHLIEGAGHWVQQEQPEAVTRRLLEFLAPL